A genomic window from Companilactobacillus alimentarius DSM 20249 includes:
- a CDS encoding ATP-binding cassette domain-containing protein, with product MAEIMKLLSVNDLSLQNEGYFAFKHVAFSLSQNEIVGINGDNGSGKTQLLEAIADNKSVDSGKIQYTPGVRIGYLPQNDPQVIEQTVRKYLEEVRRLSKKLAVRSDQLESMVTYLKLAPYLDRSISQLSLGLQRRVGFIAAVAGHPNVLLLDEPFIFQPNEIVQGMASMLQDLKDNGSGIIISQTEFSSEMQLLLDQGYQLKNGALIKSVLPKKTDYLLVFHINPNSIAITHEITPYIVKNANNLLEMRVPVNLKDIMVGKMIALNYQFEEAEEIES from the coding sequence ATGGCAGAAATAATGAAATTATTATCAGTCAATGATTTATCATTGCAAAATGAGGGCTACTTTGCATTTAAGCATGTAGCTTTTTCTTTATCTCAAAATGAGATAGTCGGCATAAATGGCGATAATGGTAGCGGAAAAACCCAGCTTTTAGAGGCAATCGCGGATAACAAAAGCGTCGATAGCGGAAAAATACAGTATACTCCCGGCGTTAGAATCGGTTATCTGCCTCAAAATGATCCGCAGGTAATTGAACAGACAGTGAGAAAATATCTGGAAGAAGTTAGACGCTTGTCAAAGAAGTTAGCCGTGCGGTCTGATCAGTTAGAAAGTATGGTAACTTATTTGAAATTAGCACCATATTTAGATAGAAGTATCAGTCAACTTTCATTAGGATTACAGCGTAGAGTCGGATTTATAGCAGCCGTGGCAGGACATCCCAACGTCTTGTTGTTAGATGAACCTTTTATTTTTCAACCAAATGAGATAGTTCAAGGCATGGCAAGCATGCTGCAAGACTTAAAGGACAATGGTTCAGGCATAATTATTTCTCAGACAGAATTCTCAAGCGAGATGCAGTTGTTGTTAGATCAAGGCTATCAATTAAAAAATGGAGCTTTGATTAAGTCCGTTCTGCCTAAAAAGACTGATTATTTACTAGTATTTCATATCAATCCTAATTCGATTGCAATTACACATGAAATTACGCCGTATATCGTGAAGAATGCAAATAATCTTTTGGAAATGCGAGTACCAGTGAATTTAAAAGATATCATGGTAGGAAAAATGATTGCCCTCAATTATCAATTTGAGGAGGCTGAAGAGATTGAAAGTTAA
- a CDS encoding carboxylate--amine ligase, translated as MNVYGMARAFHELYGGTVKAYAEIQLAPTRYTKILNLTLHPGFSEDPVFIEKMREIAKVYQDHKEPVILIGCGDGYAELISKHKEELSKTFVCPYVDYDLLKSLNNKESFYHVADKHNLPHPLTKIITKDMYENKTDMDVPFEFPVALKPANSVEWLDIHFEGRKKAFTIHSQDEYMTIVGKIYDNGYKSDLILQDFIPGDDSNMRVLNAYVDQEHHVKMMCLGHPILEDPTPQSIGNYVAIIPEFNQDVYDQVQKFLEDIEFTGYANFDMKYDSRDKTFKFFEINLRQGRSSFFVTLNGYNLAKYVVEDYIEGSLENEPTVYANKNKAQHKLWLGVPVKVFTKYAADNEATKYADELIKQDRVGTTVFYSKDNSFRRWLLLTYMFHNYVKRFDQYFQENKGRDFK; from the coding sequence ATGAATGTTTACGGAATGGCACGTGCTTTCCATGAACTTTATGGGGGCACTGTTAAGGCCTATGCCGAAATACAATTGGCACCGACAAGATATACAAAAATCTTAAACTTAACTCTTCACCCAGGCTTTTCTGAAGACCCTGTTTTTATTGAAAAAATGCGTGAAATTGCTAAAGTTTACCAAGACCATAAAGAACCAGTTATTTTAATTGGTTGTGGGGATGGTTATGCCGAACTAATTAGCAAACATAAAGAAGAGTTATCTAAGACATTCGTATGTCCATACGTCGATTATGATTTATTGAAATCATTAAATAATAAAGAAAGCTTTTATCACGTTGCTGATAAGCATAATCTGCCACATCCATTGACGAAAATCATTACTAAAGATATGTATGAAAATAAGACTGACATGGATGTTCCATTTGAATTCCCAGTGGCTTTGAAGCCAGCTAACAGTGTGGAGTGGTTGGATATTCATTTTGAAGGACGTAAAAAAGCTTTCACAATTCATTCACAAGATGAATATATGACTATCGTTGGTAAGATTTATGATAATGGTTATAAGTCAGATTTGATCCTTCAAGACTTTATTCCAGGTGACGATTCTAATATGCGTGTGCTCAATGCTTATGTTGACCAAGAGCATCACGTCAAAATGATGTGTTTAGGACATCCTATTTTGGAAGACCCAACGCCACAATCAATCGGGAATTATGTGGCTATCATTCCCGAATTTAACCAAGATGTTTATGATCAAGTACAAAAATTCCTTGAAGATATTGAATTCACTGGTTACGCTAATTTTGATATGAAATATGATTCACGTGACAAGACATTTAAGTTCTTCGAAATTAACTTACGTCAAGGAAGAAGTAGTTTCTTTGTGACGCTCAATGGTTATAATCTTGCCAAATATGTGGTGGAAGATTATATTGAGGGTAGCTTAGAAAATGAACCAACTGTTTACGCTAACAAGAACAAAGCACAACACAAGCTTTGGCTAGGTGTGCCGGTCAAAGTCTTTACTAAGTACGCTGCTGATAATGAAGCTACTAAGTATGCTGACGAGTTGATCAAGCAAGATCGAGTTGGTACAACTGTTTTCTATAGCAAAGATAATTCCTTTAGACGTTGGTTGTTATTGACATATATGTTCCACAACTATGTGAAGAGATTCGATCAATACTTCCAAGAGAATAAAGGACGCGACTTCAAATAA
- a CDS encoding metallophosphoesterase family protein: protein MLTPKPSEFVSAQTDIFLKRLKPRPFVTDYIRGVYDNNVKPNVTDDTVTLSVLTDTHAKALASASYYGINGARHIIEANNVSDAVHLDLNVHLGDLIDGSDKPEISRGLLQFAVENYQRSKAPYYILEGNHDENDKYDEHRFFGSASFHRDDYDSLVTKYNFEQPEIHRLNPVSKVGWYDKKDIRIIFIDTSDIPYILSNGSKKYDFKKVRGVREQQLEDLTAILEKTIDKHVVMMGHANIISPSGRSALNFNGDLVQRLLVAFNNKDSGQLKNELTGDFGVNLRYDFSSTGISKVTTYICGHMHYEKNYKVSEINHIILNCSALMGKKHGLTTDYNKKWDRRYNEISELAGYFINIDPNKLRLQIFGYGAATRYVSFEI from the coding sequence ATGTTGACACCAAAGCCTTCAGAATTTGTATCGGCACAAACTGATATATTTTTAAAACGACTGAAGCCGCGACCCTTTGTTACTGATTACATAAGGGGCGTTTATGACAATAATGTAAAACCTAATGTCACAGATGATACAGTTACTCTGTCAGTCCTGACCGATACGCACGCTAAAGCATTAGCTAGTGCCTCGTATTATGGCATAAATGGTGCTCGTCACATTATTGAAGCTAACAATGTAAGCGACGCTGTTCATCTGGATTTGAATGTTCATCTTGGAGACTTGATCGACGGGAGCGACAAACCAGAGATCAGTCGTGGACTATTGCAATTTGCGGTGGAAAACTATCAAAGAAGTAAAGCACCATACTATATTCTTGAAGGAAATCACGACGAGAATGACAAGTATGATGAACATAGATTCTTTGGCTCCGCCTCATTCCATCGTGATGATTATGACTCTTTAGTAACTAAATATAATTTTGAGCAGCCAGAGATTCATCGTTTGAATCCCGTTTCTAAAGTGGGCTGGTATGATAAAAAAGATATTCGAATTATATTCATTGATACAAGTGACATTCCTTATATACTCAGTAACGGTTCGAAAAAATACGACTTTAAAAAAGTTCGTGGAGTAAGAGAACAACAGTTAGAAGATTTGACCGCTATTTTAGAGAAGACGATCGACAAACATGTGGTCATGATGGGGCATGCTAATATTATTAGTCCCAGTGGTCGCAGTGCGTTGAACTTTAATGGCGATCTTGTTCAAAGATTGTTGGTAGCCTTTAATAATAAAGATTCTGGTCAATTGAAGAATGAATTGACTGGAGATTTTGGCGTGAATTTACGCTATGACTTTTCGTCCACCGGCATTTCTAAAGTAACAACGTACATATGTGGTCATATGCATTATGAAAAAAACTACAAAGTTTCTGAAATTAATCATATAATATTAAATTGTTCGGCTTTGATGGGCAAGAAACATGGATTAACAACAGATTACAATAAAAAATGGGATAGACGTTATAATGAAATCTCGGAGTTAGCAGGTTATTTCATTAATATCGACCCGAACAAATTGCGCTTACAAATTTTCGGTTACGGAGCCGCTACAAGATATGTAAGTTTTGAAATATAA
- a CDS encoding M13 family metallopeptidase, producing the protein MNKVIGGAGDLINAKPADYKDNLYLAVNGAWQQKATIPADKSRTGGFTDLDEGVEKTLMKDFHEFANDEDKVEDARLLQAVKLYRLANNVEHLSKFHQQPILKDMQRITDLKSIDDLGKNLAQLSKNGFPLPIDISIEADMKDTSKNVVYVNGAGLILPDKTYYDEKNESGKQLLAKYADVSGRLLSMIGYQLDEAKEIVEKALKFDKSLVPIVKSSEEWADYTKSYNPMKFDEFVNKSNILDLKNLVVDLVNDTPEKVIITEPRYLDNLNKLVNADTFENIKAWMMVKFLTGNASILDEEFRQVIGEYNLALSGAKELKNRTKYAYNFAAGIFSEVVGFYYGQKYFGQKAKEDVRSMVKKMISIYEQRLSENTWLSEDTKKKAIVKLDKIVIKVGYPDKIDEVYSKFEINENDSLYDNVSRIKKIMTQDQLDQYKKPVDRTKWLMPGHMVNACYDPSRNDITFPAAILQAPFYSLEQTSTQNFGGIGAVIAHEISHAFDNNGAQFDEYGNMNNWWTKEDYAKFKKLTQKMIDEFEGIPYAGHKVNGKLVVSENVADVGGLRCALEAAKSESDFDDKAFFINWARVWRNKSTQQLTEMFLSIDVHAPAPLRANVQAQNMDEFYDAFNVTEKDGMWLDKDKRVNIW; encoded by the coding sequence ATGAATAAAGTTATCGGTGGTGCAGGGGATTTAATCAATGCTAAGCCTGCCGATTATAAGGATAATTTGTATTTAGCTGTCAACGGGGCTTGGCAACAAAAGGCTACTATTCCAGCTGACAAATCTCGGACTGGTGGCTTCACAGACCTTGATGAGGGTGTTGAAAAGACACTTATGAAAGATTTCCACGAGTTTGCTAACGATGAGGACAAAGTGGAAGATGCTAGACTTTTACAAGCAGTGAAATTATATCGCCTAGCCAATAATGTGGAACATTTAAGCAAGTTTCATCAACAACCAATTCTTAAGGATATGCAACGGATTACTGATTTGAAGAGCATTGATGATTTAGGCAAGAATTTAGCCCAATTATCAAAAAATGGTTTTCCATTGCCAATTGATATCAGTATTGAAGCCGATATGAAAGATACATCTAAAAATGTCGTTTATGTTAACGGTGCAGGTTTGATCTTGCCAGACAAGACATATTATGATGAAAAAAATGAATCAGGTAAGCAATTACTTGCTAAATATGCAGATGTTTCAGGACGCTTGTTATCTATGATTGGTTACCAATTGGATGAGGCTAAGGAAATCGTTGAAAAAGCTTTGAAATTTGATAAATCCTTAGTTCCAATCGTAAAGAGTTCCGAAGAATGGGCTGATTATACTAAATCTTATAACCCAATGAAATTTGATGAATTTGTAAATAAATCAAATATTTTAGATTTAAAGAATTTAGTAGTTGATCTAGTCAATGATACGCCAGAAAAAGTTATTATCACCGAACCAAGATATTTAGATAACTTAAACAAATTAGTTAATGCTGATACATTCGAGAATATTAAAGCATGGATGATGGTTAAGTTCTTAACTGGCAATGCCTCAATCCTTGATGAAGAATTCCGTCAAGTTATCGGCGAGTATAATTTAGCTTTAAGCGGTGCTAAAGAATTAAAGAACCGTACGAAGTATGCATATAATTTTGCTGCCGGAATTTTCAGTGAAGTCGTTGGCTTTTATTATGGTCAAAAATACTTTGGTCAAAAAGCCAAAGAAGACGTTCGTAGCATGGTTAAGAAAATGATTTCCATTTACGAACAAAGACTTTCTGAAAATACTTGGTTGAGTGAAGATACTAAGAAGAAAGCCATCGTTAAATTGGATAAGATTGTTATTAAAGTTGGCTATCCAGATAAGATTGATGAAGTTTATAGCAAATTTGAGATCAATGAAAATGATTCCTTGTATGATAACGTATCACGTATTAAAAAGATCATGACCCAAGATCAATTAGATCAATACAAGAAACCAGTTGATAGAACTAAGTGGTTAATGCCAGGACACATGGTCAACGCTTGCTATGATCCATCAAGAAACGATATCACCTTCCCAGCAGCCATTTTGCAAGCACCATTCTATAGCTTGGAACAAACAAGTACCCAAAACTTCGGTGGAATCGGAGCCGTTATCGCCCATGAAATTTCTCATGCCTTCGATAACAACGGTGCTCAGTTTGACGAATATGGAAATATGAACAACTGGTGGACTAAAGAAGATTACGCTAAGTTCAAGAAGTTAACACAAAAGATGATTGACGAATTCGAAGGCATCCCTTATGCCGGACATAAAGTTAACGGAAAATTAGTAGTCAGCGAAAATGTAGCCGACGTCGGTGGATTGAGATGTGCCTTAGAAGCAGCTAAGTCAGAATCAGATTTTGATGACAAAGCATTCTTCATCAATTGGGCTAGAGTTTGGAGAAACAAGTCAACACAACAATTGACAGAAATGTTCCTATCAATCGACGTCCACGCTCCAGCACCATTAAGAGCCAACGTCCAAGCACAAAACATGGACGAATTCTATGACGCCTTTAACGTTACAGAAAAAGACGGCATGTGGTTAGATAAAGATAAGAGAGTTAATATCTGGTAA
- a CDS encoding GNAT family N-acetyltransferase, whose protein sequence is MSNIYLRQATLDDLPRIIDIIDGAKKTLRDRGVDQWQVGYPDQNILKQDIQEDISYVLILDGEVVGVAALQQGYDKNYQDMTSGSWSKNSDVTYSIIHRIAVEPGHQGQHLSASLIQQLLTISHYLGYQDVRIDTHPDNLVMQHVITSNGFVEKGTITMDEDHGVRKAYQILLK, encoded by the coding sequence ATGAGCAATATTTATTTACGTCAAGCCACACTTGACGATTTGCCAAGAATTATTGATATCATCGATGGCGCTAAGAAAACCTTACGGGACCGTGGCGTTGACCAATGGCAAGTAGGATATCCTGATCAAAATATATTAAAACAGGATATTCAAGAGGATATAAGTTATGTTTTAATACTAGATGGTGAGGTAGTCGGAGTAGCTGCTTTGCAACAAGGTTATGATAAGAATTATCAAGATATGACTTCAGGGTCATGGTCAAAGAATTCTGATGTGACTTACTCGATTATTCACCGAATAGCTGTTGAACCAGGACATCAAGGACAGCATTTATCTGCCTCCTTAATACAGCAGCTGTTGACCATATCGCATTATTTAGGTTATCAGGATGTACGTATTGACACGCATCCAGATAATTTAGTAATGCAGCATGTTATTACAAGTAATGGATTCGTTGAAAAGGGTACCATTACGATGGACGAAGATCATGGTGTTAGAAAAGCTTATCAGATTCTGTTAAAGTAA
- the asnB gene encoding asparagine synthase (glutamine-hydrolyzing): MCGIVGFVDKNITDKKPVIEAMMDTIKHRGPNSSGELEDGDTALGFRRLSIIDISSGMQPIYNEDRSKAVIFNGEIYNYKDVRKELKKAGHIFSTDTDTEVLLHGFEEWGIEGLLKKIRGMFAFVIYDLKTGDITGARDFFGIKPLYYYNREGTFIFGSEIKSFLKEPNFKKELNKSALKPYLTFQYSALHETFFKNVFRIPEGHYFTFKNGKLSIKKYWDMSFKENNLSFEETVKRIDKSIRDSVNEHSISDVPVGSLLSSGVDSSYVTAILKPQHTYSIDFDTSTYEEGTAAKMLADKLGLENTRGIVTKEEAVKSIPLIQYYMDEPDSNPSCIPLYFLTKLASKDVTVILSGEGADELFAGYANYGFHSHSKVIRVVAEDLKHLPKGVKYKLAHGLKKMPNFPGRLHLYESTAKAEEFFIGQAKIFTEKEAADLVKPEFEKSRSVKDIVMRSYRKVSGYSDEVKKMQYLDLHQFMSNDILLKADRMSMANSMELRVPFLDKEVAKVAAGIPTKYLLNSKDSKYALRVAAERALPDEWAKREKLGFPVPIRDWIKTKEVYDKFRALFSADFAGEFFDQDAILKMLDGCYKGENDDRRKVWTIYTFLVWYKVFFIDDGKKPDVDPQVVVD, from the coding sequence ATGTGTGGAATTGTCGGATTCGTAGATAAAAATATTACAGACAAGAAACCTGTAATTGAAGCTATGATGGATACGATCAAGCATCGTGGTCCAAATAGTTCTGGTGAACTAGAGGACGGCGATACTGCCCTAGGTTTTCGCCGCTTAAGTATTATTGATATTAGTAGTGGTATGCAACCTATTTATAATGAAGATAGATCAAAAGCTGTTATTTTTAACGGTGAGATTTATAACTATAAAGATGTTAGAAAAGAATTAAAGAAAGCAGGACACATTTTCAGTACAGATACCGATACCGAAGTTCTTCTACATGGTTTTGAAGAATGGGGTATTGAAGGTCTTTTGAAAAAGATTCGTGGAATGTTTGCCTTCGTAATTTATGATTTAAAAACCGGCGATATCACTGGCGCTAGAGATTTCTTCGGTATCAAACCCTTGTACTACTACAACCGTGAAGGTACCTTCATCTTTGGTTCAGAAATTAAGTCGTTCTTGAAGGAACCTAATTTTAAAAAGGAATTAAATAAGTCCGCTTTAAAACCATATTTAACTTTCCAATATTCAGCTTTACACGAGACATTTTTCAAGAATGTCTTCCGTATTCCTGAAGGTCATTACTTTACTTTTAAGAATGGTAAGTTGAGTATCAAGAAGTATTGGGATATGTCCTTTAAGGAAAATAATCTTTCCTTTGAAGAAACTGTTAAACGGATTGATAAATCAATTCGTGATTCAGTCAATGAACATTCAATTAGTGATGTACCAGTTGGCTCATTGTTATCAAGTGGTGTCGATTCAAGCTATGTAACGGCTATTTTAAAGCCACAGCACACGTATTCAATTGATTTTGATACAAGTACCTATGAAGAAGGAACAGCTGCTAAGATGTTGGCTGACAAATTAGGACTTGAAAACACTCGTGGTATCGTTACAAAGGAAGAGGCCGTTAAGTCAATTCCTTTGATCCAATATTACATGGATGAGCCCGACTCTAATCCTTCTTGTATTCCACTTTATTTCCTAACTAAATTAGCAAGTAAAGATGTTACAGTTATTCTTTCCGGTGAAGGAGCCGATGAATTGTTTGCTGGCTATGCCAACTATGGTTTCCATTCACATTCGAAAGTTATTCGTGTAGTAGCTGAAGATTTGAAACATTTGCCAAAGGGCGTTAAGTACAAGTTGGCTCATGGTTTGAAGAAAATGCCTAACTTCCCAGGTCGTTTGCATTTGTATGAATCAACGGCTAAGGCTGAAGAGTTCTTTATTGGACAAGCTAAGATTTTCACCGAAAAAGAAGCCGCTGATCTGGTTAAACCAGAATTTGAGAAGTCTCGTTCTGTCAAAGATATCGTTATGAGAAGCTATCGTAAAGTTAGTGGCTATAGCGATGAGGTTAAGAAGATGCAATATCTTGATCTTCACCAATTCATGTCAAATGATATCTTGTTAAAGGCCGATCGAATGAGTATGGCTAACTCAATGGAATTACGTGTACCATTCCTTGATAAAGAAGTTGCCAAAGTAGCTGCGGGCATTCCTACAAAATATCTTTTGAATAGTAAAGATAGTAAGTATGCTTTGCGTGTCGCTGCTGAGCGTGCTTTGCCTGATGAATGGGCTAAGCGTGAAAAACTTGGCTTCCCAGTGCCAATTCGTGATTGGATTAAGACTAAGGAAGTTTACGATAAGTTCCGTGCACTATTTAGTGCTGACTTTGCTGGTGAATTCTTTGATCAGGATGCCATTTTAAAGATGCTTGATGGCTGTTATAAGGGTGAAAATGATGATCGTCGTAAAGTTTGGACAATCTATACCTTCTTAGTTTGGTATAAAGTCTTCTTTATTGATGACGGTAAGAAACCTGACGTAGATCCTCAAGTAGTTGTTGATTAA
- a CDS encoding universal stress protein yields the protein MDELKEYKVRKIEYSKILICVDSDDFESSKNAFNYACSLAKHYGAELGIVSVLETGDLNIFQSLDPDVLAQRREEIKELLEVYGKKAKDYGVENVHLMVTEGGPGAVIADKVIPKFGPDLVIVGVEKKNRNRNTIGSQASKIVNGSDVSVSVIR from the coding sequence ATGGACGAATTAAAGGAATACAAAGTAAGAAAAATTGAGTATTCTAAGATTTTGATCTGTGTAGATTCAGATGATTTTGAGTCATCAAAAAATGCATTTAACTATGCTTGCTCTTTGGCAAAGCATTATGGTGCTGAATTAGGTATCGTTTCGGTACTTGAGACAGGTGACTTAAATATTTTTCAATCGCTAGACCCAGATGTACTAGCACAACGTCGAGAAGAGATTAAGGAACTTCTTGAAGTTTATGGTAAAAAAGCAAAAGACTACGGTGTAGAAAATGTTCACTTGATGGTTACAGAAGGTGGACCTGGCGCAGTCATTGCGGATAAAGTTATTCCTAAGTTTGGACCCGATTTGGTTATTGTGGGTGTGGAAAAGAAGAACCGCAACCGTAATACTATTGGTTCACAAGCTTCTAAGATCGTTAATGGTTCTGATGTTTCAGTCAGTGTCATTAGATAA